The Trichoderma asperellum chromosome 6, complete sequence region AACCCTTTTCCACTACTGCATCACAACGTCTACCTATCCGTACTACTGCATGTCGTTTAAAAATAGGTACATAATGGCAAACCAGTATTGTATTGAAATGGTCTATTACGAGATTGTTCTCAATAATAGATCCACACGTATGTACAACTTCGACATGATATTCTTCCCTGCCAGTATCGATTTAATATCGGGCTAAGCCTGCACAAACGTTGTGTGGCAAGCGAGCCTATAGAGCGTATCGACGAGGGCCGCATATTTCATTGATCGCAGAACTACCTAACATAAACTAAATGCCTTAGCCACTAatcgtttctctctctcttttgtttctcatGTTGTTTTTCTTGGCAATTTCCATTTAGTATGCTGGTAATGAAAGGAGCCGCTTGAGCCTATTCCTCGGACTACCGCTGTCGCTCTCTATGCTACTCTGGCTGGGCCGACGTGGGACAGAGTTAACCACGCCGCAGC contains the following coding sequences:
- a CDS encoding uncharacterized protein (EggNog:ENOG41), whose protein sequence is MPSASEKAKAKLDAVLNDPGRHDSSHLKNRYATTRYATGCGVVNSVPRRPSQSSIESDSGSPRNRLKRLLSLPAY